The window CCGATGTCCACCTCGTCGAAGACGACGGAGCGCTCCACCTTCGCGTAGCTGTTCACCCGGACGCGGCGGAAGAGGATGCTCTCGCGCACCAGGCCGCCGGAGACGATGCAGCCGCCAGCCACCATGGAGTTGAGCGCCCGGCCCACGCGCTCGCCCGACTCGTGGACGAACTTCGCCGGCGGGCTGTACTCGCTGGCGGTGCGCAGCGGCCACTCGGCGTTGAAGATGTCGAACTCCGGGTTCACGGACACCAGGTCCATGGAGGCCTCGTGGTACGCGTCCAGCGTCCCCACGTCGCGCCAGTACGTGTTCGGCCCCGACTGCCCGGGGATGGGGTTCTTCGCGAAGTCATACGACTGGATGTGGTAGCCGTCGCGCAGCGCGCGCGGGAGCACGTCCTTGCCGAAGTCGTGCTGCGAGCCCTCCGTCTTCGCGTCCACCTCCAGCAGTTCCGCCAGCACCTTGCTGCGGAAGATGTAGTTGCCCATGCTGGCCAGCGCGGTGTCCGGGCGGCCGGGGATGGGCTTGGGGTCCTTCGGCTTCTCCTGGAACTCCGTCACGCGGCCGCGCTCGTCCACCTGCATGACGCCGAAGCGGTGCGCGTCCGCCAGCGGCGTGGGGTACGCGGCGATGGTGATGTCCGCGCGCTGGGACTCGTGCAGCTCCAGCATGTGCGCCACGTTCATCTTGTAGATGTGGTCGCCGGAGAAGATGGCCATGTGCTCGGGCCGGTGGTTCTCCACCAGGTGCATGTTCTGGTAGATGGCGTCCGCCGTGCCGCGGTACCAGACGGGGCCCAGTTCCTCGTAGAGGTACATCTGCGCCGGCACCAGCGTGATGAAGTAGTCCGACAACAGCACCGAGCCGAAGCGCCAGCCCCGCTGGATGTGCTCCGTCAGTGACTGCGCCTTGAACTGCGTCAGCACGTACATCGAGTAGATGCCGGAGTTGATGAAGTTGTTGAGGGCGAAGTCGATGATGCGGAACTTCGACCCGAAGGGCACCGCCGGCTTCGAGCGCCGCTTCGTCAGCGGCGACAGCCGCGTTCCCTGCCCTCCTGCGAGGACCATCCCGAGAATGCGCGTGCCCATGCGGTTTTGTGTCCCTCCCGCCGCGCAGTATAGGGTTCGGCGCGGGTTTGTCCGGTTTTCACGGATGGCCGGGTGCGTCAGGTGCGTGACGGAGGCCGCAGCGCGAGCAGTCCCGCCGCCGTCGTGTGCAGCCAGCGCCGCAGGTACTCCTCCTGCGAGTCCGGCATCACCGAGCGCGCGGGGTTCCTCCACCAGCTGCCGTCCGGTGCCTGCGTGTCGATGAGCCGCACGAGCGCCCGTGGGGTGACTCGGGGCGGTGGCGGTGCCGCGCGCAGGTGCACGCGCAGCCGTCCGTCCGGCTTCAGCACCTCGCGCGCCCAGTCGCCCACGGCCCCCAGCCCCGGGTGCAGCGCCAGCACCGGATGCCGCGCCACCTCCAGCCTCCGCAGGAACCAGAGCAGCTCCCACTCGAAGGTGCCCGGGGGCGCCTGCTCCAGCACCCGGCCCAGCGTGGCCACGTAGCTGGCGAAGGCCACCAGTGCGTCCGCGGCCGCCAGTGCCGCGCGCCACAGCTCCCGCTGCGTCAGGGCCCTCACCCGCGCATCCCGGTGACGGGGGAAGAGGGGCTCGCCGGACACGTCCCGCAGCAGCCGCTTCGTGCCGGCCTCGCCCAGCAGCGGGAAGCGCTTCGGCGGCCGCATCCCCGCCACCACCAGCCGGTTCGCCGCGAAGAAGGGGTAG of the Pyxidicoccus xibeiensis genome contains:
- the glgC gene encoding glucose-1-phosphate adenylyltransferase; its protein translation is MGTRILGMVLAGGQGTRLSPLTKRRSKPAVPFGSKFRIIDFALNNFINSGIYSMYVLTQFKAQSLTEHIQRGWRFGSVLLSDYFITLVPAQMYLYEELGPVWYRGTADAIYQNMHLVENHRPEHMAIFSGDHIYKMNVAHMLELHESQRADITIAAYPTPLADAHRFGVMQVDERGRVTEFQEKPKDPKPIPGRPDTALASMGNYIFRSKVLAELLEVDAKTEGSQHDFGKDVLPRALRDGYHIQSYDFAKNPIPGQSGPNTYWRDVGTLDAYHEASMDLVSVNPEFDIFNAEWPLRTASEYSPPAKFVHESGERVGRALNSMVAGGCIVSGGLVRESILFRRVRVNSYAKVERSVVFDEVDIGRHAQVKNAIIDKGVRVPPNAKIGFDLEADKARGFTVTESGIVVVPKGYRFE